In Leptodesmis sichuanensis A121, the following are encoded in one genomic region:
- a CDS encoding antibiotic biosynthesis monooxygenase family protein — MTDRDFHDFLKRRFVHVAIGEFKPGKFAEAQNLYEQAVATYDHGFKRAYLLQEPGTDRGISVIFWDSIDDMDVNQTKEQHQAILKKMGPLFAGTPTTAVYELVSELQPPNNGVSKE; from the coding sequence ATGACAGATCGAGATTTTCACGATTTCTTAAAACGGCGGTTCGTCCATGTAGCGATTGGGGAATTTAAGCCCGGTAAGTTTGCAGAAGCCCAAAACCTGTATGAACAGGCTGTAGCGACCTATGATCACGGGTTTAAGAGAGCCTATCTCTTGCAAGAGCCTGGAACCGATCGCGGGATATCGGTGATTTTCTGGGACAGCATTGATGATATGGATGTTAACCAGACGAAGGAACAACACCAGGCTATCCTGAAAAAGATGGGGCCTCTGTTTGCCGGAACGCCTACGACAGCCGTTTATGAACTGGTATCGGAACTGCAACCCCCCAATAACGGGGTCAGTAAAGAATAA
- a CDS encoding thylakoid-associated protein has protein sequence MYTTYFDEYQKQFSEWQQKASEWQKQFFNNWLETLPNVKGEVNFAESFDKALDFQEELVRSYLDAQEKTTRMMLDAQKKFWQDYFNQVRKRQAENDTN, from the coding sequence ATGTACACAACTTATTTTGACGAGTACCAGAAACAGTTCAGCGAATGGCAACAAAAAGCCAGTGAATGGCAAAAGCAATTCTTTAACAACTGGCTGGAAACTTTGCCAAATGTGAAAGGAGAAGTTAACTTTGCAGAAAGCTTCGACAAAGCCCTCGACTTTCAAGAAGAACTGGTGAGATCCTATCTGGATGCTCAAGAAAAAACGACTCGAATGATGCTGGATGCCCAAAAGAAATTCTGGCAAGACTATTTCAATCAGGTGCGGAAACGCCAGGCTGAAAACGATACCAACTAA
- a CDS encoding bifunctional acetate--CoA ligase family protein/GNAT family N-acetyltransferase: MAISPSDFPPDPQCDRLFHRSNPLDAIFAPASVAVIGATERPGSVGRTVLWNLISSPFGGVVFPVNPQRQNVLGIKAYPSIDQVPEPVDLAVIATPAPTVPDLIRDCVEAGVKGAIVLSVGFKETGATGIERERQIREQIAHTKFRLIGPNCLGVMNPIKGLNATCANAIARPGNVALISQSGALCSAILDWSFQEKVGFSAFVSVGSMVDVDWGDIISYLGEDPHTQSIVVYMETIANARSFLSAARKVALSKPIIVTKAGRTEASVQAVISHTGILTGRDGVLDAAFRRSGILRVNTINELFDMAEVLAKQPRPRQQRLTILTNAGGPGLLATDALIRQGGELANLSPETVAELDRLLPADWSHQNPIDLLEDADPERYGKAVEIVAQDPNTDGILVILTPQVQTQPTATAERLKAFVEMQRHKGLRGKTLLASWMGGADVAPGEAILNEAGIFTLPFPDVAAQVFNYMGRYSYNLKGLYETPTLPRGEGKNQAVADSIIHTVRQAGKTLLTEYDSKQLLAAYGIPVVDTQVATTEEEAVELSDRLGYPVVLKLFSHTITHKTAVGGVRLNLPDAETVRKAYRAIVQSVTERVGADQFQGVTVQPMLKLDGYELILGSSIDPQFGPVLLFGTGGPLVEAFQDISLALPPLNTTLARRMIEQTQIYKALQGQRGSPPIDISALEQLLVRFSQLVAEQPWIKEIDINPLLASPDHLVALDARIVLHNPTTPETELPKLAIRPYPLQYVQPWNLKNGQIVIIRPIRPEDEPLMVKFHATLSEQSVYFRYFHLVALKQRTSHDRLLKICFADYDREMVLVAEGADPKTGEAEIFGVARLSKQTGTDSAEFSLLVSDRVQGQGLGTELMRRLLQVGREEQLHHIWGEILAENTTMQRICEKLGFRVQRVDADLVNAEIDL, translated from the coding sequence ATGGCAATCAGCCCTTCTGATTTTCCTCCCGATCCCCAGTGTGATCGCCTCTTCCACCGAAGCAATCCCTTAGATGCGATCTTTGCACCCGCATCAGTCGCGGTGATCGGAGCCACAGAACGACCCGGTAGCGTAGGACGAACTGTATTGTGGAATCTGATCAGTAGCCCTTTTGGGGGGGTCGTCTTTCCAGTTAATCCCCAACGGCAAAATGTTCTGGGCATTAAAGCCTATCCCAGCATTGATCAGGTTCCCGAACCTGTTGATCTGGCCGTTATTGCTACGCCCGCCCCCACCGTTCCAGATCTGATTCGTGACTGTGTGGAGGCCGGAGTGAAGGGGGCGATCGTGCTTTCCGTTGGGTTTAAGGAAACGGGAGCCACTGGAATCGAGCGAGAACGCCAGATTCGGGAACAAATTGCCCATACCAAATTCCGCTTAATTGGCCCCAATTGCCTGGGGGTAATGAATCCGATCAAAGGACTGAATGCCACCTGTGCTAATGCCATTGCCCGTCCTGGTAACGTAGCTCTTATCAGCCAGAGTGGGGCCTTATGTTCGGCCATTCTAGACTGGAGCTTTCAGGAGAAGGTGGGCTTCAGTGCCTTTGTGTCAGTGGGGTCAATGGTAGATGTGGATTGGGGAGACATTATTTCCTACTTAGGAGAGGATCCCCACACCCAAAGCATTGTGGTTTATATGGAAACGATCGCCAATGCGCGATCGTTTTTGTCAGCCGCGAGGAAAGTGGCCCTCAGTAAACCGATCATTGTGACCAAGGCAGGCCGCACCGAAGCCTCCGTACAGGCTGTTATCTCCCACACGGGCATTCTTACTGGACGGGATGGCGTTCTGGATGCGGCCTTTCGCCGTTCTGGGATCCTGCGGGTGAATACGATCAATGAACTGTTTGACATGGCAGAAGTGTTAGCCAAGCAACCTCGTCCTCGGCAGCAACGACTGACGATTCTGACCAATGCGGGTGGGCCGGGTCTCCTGGCAACCGATGCCCTGATCCGTCAGGGAGGAGAGCTGGCGAATTTATCTCCGGAAACCGTGGCTGAGCTGGATCGCCTTCTGCCTGCTGATTGGAGCCATCAAAACCCGATCGACCTGTTAGAAGACGCTGACCCAGAGCGTTATGGGAAGGCGGTTGAGATTGTCGCCCAAGACCCTAATACAGATGGCATTCTGGTCATCCTAACACCGCAAGTACAAACTCAGCCCACGGCAACGGCAGAGCGATTAAAAGCCTTCGTAGAAATGCAGCGACACAAGGGATTACGTGGCAAAACGCTGCTGGCCAGTTGGATGGGAGGAGCGGACGTTGCGCCTGGAGAAGCGATTCTCAACGAGGCAGGAATTTTTACGCTTCCCTTCCCTGATGTGGCAGCCCAGGTGTTTAACTACATGGGACGCTATAGCTATAACCTGAAGGGCCTGTATGAAACCCCAACTCTCCCTCGTGGAGAGGGAAAAAATCAGGCTGTGGCTGATTCCATTATTCATACAGTACGGCAGGCGGGTAAAACGTTGCTCACTGAGTACGACTCCAAACAACTGTTGGCTGCTTATGGAATCCCCGTGGTCGATACGCAAGTTGCCACTACGGAGGAGGAAGCTGTTGAACTCAGCGATCGCCTGGGCTATCCTGTTGTCCTGAAACTGTTTTCCCACACCATTACTCACAAAACAGCAGTGGGTGGAGTCCGACTCAACTTACCCGATGCAGAGACGGTTCGCAAAGCCTATCGAGCGATCGTCCAATCTGTTACTGAAAGAGTCGGTGCAGACCAGTTTCAAGGTGTGACCGTCCAGCCGATGTTGAAGCTGGACGGATATGAATTGATTTTGGGTAGCTCGATCGACCCCCAATTTGGCCCGGTGCTACTCTTTGGTACAGGTGGCCCACTGGTAGAAGCATTCCAGGATATTTCTCTGGCTCTCCCCCCGCTCAACACTACCCTGGCGCGGCGAATGATAGAGCAAACCCAAATTTACAAAGCCTTACAGGGACAGCGAGGATCCCCCCCCATCGATATCTCTGCATTGGAGCAGTTGCTGGTACGGTTCAGCCAACTGGTCGCTGAGCAACCCTGGATTAAAGAAATTGACATTAATCCTTTGCTGGCTTCCCCCGATCATCTAGTTGCCCTGGATGCCCGCATTGTGCTGCACAACCCCACTACCCCGGAAACTGAACTTCCCAAACTGGCTATCCGCCCCTATCCCTTGCAGTATGTCCAACCCTGGAATCTGAAAAATGGTCAGATTGTCATCATTCGTCCGATTCGCCCCGAAGACGAACCCCTCATGGTGAAGTTCCACGCCACCCTGTCAGAGCAAAGCGTGTATTTCCGCTACTTTCATCTGGTAGCCCTAAAACAACGCACGTCCCACGATCGCTTACTCAAAATTTGTTTTGCTGACTACGATCGAGAAATGGTATTGGTGGCTGAAGGGGCGGATCCCAAAACTGGGGAAGCTGAAATTTTTGGCGTGGCCCGACTCAGTAAGCAGACTGGCACCGATAGCGCAGAATTTTCCTTATTGGTCAGCGATCGGGTTCAAGGACAAGGCTTAGGCACCGAACTGATGCGTCGATTGCTGCAGGTCGGTCGAGAGGAGCAGTTGCATCACATTTGGGGTGAAATTCTGGCTGAAAATACCACCATGCAACGCATCTGCGAAAAGCTGGGCTTCCGCGTACAACGAGTTGACGCAGATCTGGTGAATGCGGAAATTGATCTGTGA